From the Pontiella agarivorans genome, one window contains:
- a CDS encoding substrate-binding domain-containing protein yields the protein MSKTVEIALAMNYANPFVRKAVEGIARYTFHRGNWRFFAPHGAPEVTLAELSEWKGGGVIGMLDRQSVSGLRKRGIPAVNIFGRFSELPETSVVVDNQEIARMAAEYFIHKGIRRFAITGRRVFGDATLKYQAYLGTLAEYGFQCLELKSRQAIQNLGAEIQTLEGDGPVGVFATEDPVGRVVIDACSDHDLRVPEEVSVLGVNNDLFACEMLHPQMSSIELSPERIGWQAAKMLDELMQGGRPPEEPVRISPERIVERHSTDLVAVGDRVVGDALRFIRDHAHQSILVDDVARAVHVARRTLEHKFRNLLCITVHDSIRRERIARACRLLKETDMLVEELAESCGYTTRERFNQAFRTETGTTPSGYRKRYRFTD from the coding sequence ATGTCTAAAACCGTCGAAATCGCACTGGCCATGAACTATGCGAATCCTTTTGTCCGCAAAGCGGTTGAAGGGATAGCCCGTTATACCTTTCATCGGGGAAACTGGCGGTTTTTCGCTCCGCATGGAGCCCCCGAGGTGACGTTGGCGGAACTCAGCGAATGGAAGGGCGGCGGCGTAATCGGTATGCTGGATCGTCAGTCGGTCTCCGGCTTGCGTAAACGCGGAATTCCCGCGGTTAATATATTCGGCCGTTTCAGTGAACTTCCTGAAACCTCTGTGGTGGTGGATAATCAGGAAATCGCCCGAATGGCGGCTGAATATTTTATCCATAAGGGCATTCGTCGATTTGCCATTACCGGGCGTCGGGTTTTCGGCGATGCAACACTGAAATATCAGGCCTATCTCGGAACACTGGCTGAATATGGGTTCCAATGTCTGGAACTCAAATCGCGTCAGGCCATTCAGAATCTCGGGGCGGAAATCCAGACTTTGGAAGGCGACGGACCGGTCGGGGTATTCGCCACGGAAGATCCGGTGGGACGCGTGGTGATCGATGCCTGTTCTGATCACGATTTGCGGGTGCCGGAGGAGGTTTCTGTGCTGGGGGTGAACAACGATCTGTTTGCCTGCGAAATGCTGCACCCGCAGATGTCGAGCATTGAACTCAGTCCGGAGCGCATCGGCTGGCAGGCGGCAAAAATGCTCGATGAATTGATGCAGGGGGGGCGTCCGCCCGAGGAACCGGTCCGGATTTCTCCGGAACGCATCGTAGAGCGCCATTCAACGGATCTGGTGGCCGTGGGCGACCGGGTGGTGGGCGATGCGCTGCGTTTTATTCGTGATCATGCCCATCAGTCGATTCTGGTCGATGATGTTGCCCGAGCTGTTCACGTTGCGCGCCGCACGCTTGAGCATAAATTCCGTAATCTTCTTTGCATAACCGTTCATGATTCCATTCGCCGTGAACGCATTGCCCGGGCCTGCCGCCTGCTTAAAGAGACCGATATGCTGGTGGAAGAGCTGGCCGAGTCCTGTGGCTATACTACGCGCGAGCGTTTCAATCAGGCATTTAGAACCGAAACGGGGACCACGCCCTCCGGCTACCGAAAACGATACCGTTTCACCGATTGA
- a CDS encoding sugar kinase, producing MSKLELKPAEACRYDILSLGEVMLRLDPGEGRIRTARQFRAWEGGGEYNVARGLRRCFGQRAGVVTAFAKNEVGLLMEDFILQGGVDTSLIKWMDYDGIGRSVRNGLNFTERGFGIRGAVGCSDRGNTAASQLKAGDIDWEYIFGTLGVRWFHTGGIFAALSETTGEVVIEAAKTAKKYGTIVSYDLNYRPSLWKGFGGLEKCREINREIAKYVDVMIGNEEDFTACLGFEVEGADENLTDLEVDAFKKMIAKAVAQFPNFKATATTMRGVKTATVNDWGAMCWVDGEFYTSTHRPELEIMDRVGGGDSFASGFIYGMMNLQDPEKAIEYGAAHGALAMTTPGDTTMASLAEVEKIVAGAGARVDR from the coding sequence ATGAGTAAGCTTGAACTGAAGCCGGCCGAAGCCTGCCGCTATGATATTCTTTCTCTGGGCGAAGTGATGCTTCGCCTTGATCCGGGAGAGGGCCGGATTCGTACCGCCCGTCAGTTCCGTGCCTGGGAGGGGGGCGGAGAATATAATGTTGCGCGGGGGCTGCGCCGTTGTTTCGGTCAGCGTGCCGGTGTGGTGACCGCTTTTGCGAAGAATGAAGTGGGACTGCTGATGGAGGATTTTATCCTGCAGGGCGGCGTGGATACATCGCTGATTAAATGGATGGACTATGACGGTATCGGCCGTTCGGTTCGTAATGGGTTGAATTTTACGGAGCGGGGATTTGGTATTCGTGGCGCGGTGGGCTGCTCAGATCGCGGTAATACGGCGGCATCACAGTTAAAAGCCGGCGATATTGACTGGGAATATATCTTCGGCACATTGGGCGTGCGCTGGTTTCATACCGGCGGCATCTTTGCGGCCCTTTCTGAAACGACCGGAGAGGTCGTGATTGAAGCAGCCAAGACGGCGAAGAAATACGGAACGATTGTTTCTTATGATCTGAACTACCGTCCTTCGCTTTGGAAAGGTTTCGGCGGTCTGGAAAAATGCCGGGAGATTAATCGCGAAATAGCGAAATATGTGGATGTCATGATCGGAAACGAAGAGGACTTCACCGCCTGTCTCGGTTTTGAGGTGGAGGGTGCTGATGAAAATCTCACCGATCTCGAGGTGGATGCCTTTAAGAAAATGATTGCTAAGGCTGTTGCGCAGTTCCCGAATTTTAAGGCCACCGCCACAACGATGCGCGGCGTGAAAACCGCAACGGTGAATGACTGGGGTGCGATGTGCTGGGTGGACGGTGAATTCTATACGTCTACGCATCGGCCGGAACTGGAAATTATGGATCGGGTCGGCGGGGGCGACAGTTTTGCTTCCGGTTTTATTTACGGCATGATGAATCTGCAGGATCCGGAAAAAGCCATTGAATACGGCGCAGCACACGGTGCGCTGGCGATGACGACGCCGGGCGACACCACGATGGCGTCGCTCGCTGAAGTTGAAAAAATCGTGGCCGGAGCCGGTGCGCGGGTAGATCGGTAA
- the eda gene encoding bifunctional 4-hydroxy-2-oxoglutarate aldolase/2-dehydro-3-deoxy-phosphogluconate aldolase, which produces MLNEILKRPVIPVIVIDDANDAEPLAEALLKGGMDVIEVTCRTAAAPEALARIKKAFPEMLLGAGTVVTSDQAKMCIDTGVSFGLAPGLNPDTVEFFQENNTLFIPGVMTPSEIEAGLAMGLNMLKFFPAGAAGGVNMLKNLGAPYAPLGVRFCPTGGLNLDNMNDYLALPVVSAIGGSWLATKQQIAEKQWNVITAQVKEALAKAAEVSA; this is translated from the coding sequence ATGCTGAATGAAATTTTAAAACGCCCGGTTATTCCGGTGATTGTTATTGATGACGCCAACGATGCGGAACCGTTGGCGGAGGCGTTGCTGAAAGGCGGTATGGATGTCATTGAGGTCACCTGTCGTACAGCGGCGGCACCCGAGGCACTGGCGCGGATTAAAAAAGCCTTTCCAGAAATGCTGCTCGGTGCCGGGACGGTTGTAACGTCAGACCAGGCAAAGATGTGCATTGATACCGGGGTGAGTTTCGGTCTGGCTCCGGGACTGAATCCGGATACGGTTGAATTTTTTCAGGAAAACAACACGCTTTTTATTCCGGGGGTTATGACGCCATCCGAGATTGAAGCCGGGCTGGCGATGGGCCTGAACATGCTGAAGTTTTTCCCGGCCGGTGCAGCCGGCGGCGTAAATATGCTGAAAAATCTCGGTGCACCGTATGCGCCGCTGGGCGTACGGTTTTGTCCGACAGGCGGACTGAATCTGGATAATATGAACGATTATCTTGCCCTTCCGGTCGTGAGCGCTATCGGCGGATCCTGGCTTGCGACGAAACAGCAGATTGCGGAGAAACAATGGAATGTGATTACCGCACAGGTTAAAGAAGCATTGGCCAAAGCGGCTGAAGTGAGTGCATAA
- a CDS encoding YceH family protein produces the protein MEFELSPVEQRVLGCLIEKEMATPDHYPLTLNALVNACNQKNNRYPVMELDSATVEQTLFELRTEHKLAVEVSASGSRVMKYRHNVAEHWSFSLSQMAILCELFIRGPQTPGDLRAHCSRLHALADSNQVEMLLHELKNHEEGCFVVQLPRQPGKRERRWAHLFGAAPEIQEEEPEEIAVPEMQTGPSRLERIQTLEDEVSDLKQELADLKEAFEAFKTAFE, from the coding sequence ATGGAATTTGAACTCAGCCCCGTCGAACAACGCGTCCTGGGATGCCTCATCGAAAAAGAGATGGCCACACCGGATCACTATCCGCTGACCCTCAACGCACTCGTTAACGCCTGCAATCAGAAGAATAACCGCTATCCCGTCATGGAGCTCGATTCCGCCACAGTGGAACAAACGCTCTTTGAACTCCGCACCGAGCACAAACTCGCCGTCGAAGTCTCCGCATCCGGAAGCCGCGTCATGAAATACCGTCACAACGTTGCCGAGCACTGGAGTTTTTCACTCTCCCAGATGGCCATCCTCTGCGAACTCTTCATCCGCGGCCCGCAAACACCCGGGGATCTGCGCGCCCACTGCTCCCGCCTCCACGCCCTCGCAGATTCCAACCAGGTTGAAATGCTGCTCCACGAACTCAAAAATCATGAAGAAGGCTGCTTTGTCGTCCAGCTCCCCCGCCAGCCCGGAAAACGCGAACGGCGCTGGGCACACCTATTCGGCGCCGCGCCCGAAATCCAGGAAGAAGAACCCGAAGAAATCGCCGTCCCCGAAATGCAGACCGGACCCAGCCGCCTTGAACGCATCCAAACCCTGGAAGACGAAGTCTCCGACCTCAAACAGGAACTGGCCGACCTGAAAGAAGCCTTCGAAGCATTCAAAACAGCCTTTGAATGA
- a CDS encoding DRTGG domain-containing protein — protein sequence MELLRIAHALDAELICGPDDWESMQIETVFASDLMSDVLMSEREQMLLITSLSTEQSIRSAGIVGSEAVVIANHKTVTEGMIELAKEQDMTLLVTRHPKYEASVCIGRIMEPQ from the coding sequence ATGGAACTTTTACGCATAGCACATGCTCTGGATGCCGAGTTGATCTGCGGTCCCGATGACTGGGAGAGTATGCAGATTGAGACGGTTTTTGCTTCGGACCTCATGAGTGATGTCCTGATGAGCGAACGGGAACAGATGCTGCTGATCACCTCGCTGTCGACTGAGCAGTCGATCCGCTCTGCAGGTATTGTCGGATCGGAAGCGGTGGTGATTGCCAATCATAAAACGGTGACGGAGGGCATGATTGAACTGGCGAAAGAGCAGGATATGACCCTGTTGGTTACCCGCCATCCGAAATATGAAGCTTCGGTGTGCATCGGGCGCATTATGGAGCCGCAATGA
- a CDS encoding CBS domain-containing protein: MSPEENRQPLQSSLRVQELLYGLRISEVMTNKVFAVSKNCTMRDVRVIMRNNEISGVPVVDSKRVVGIVTMNDLMNALEEGRLDDCVVSWMSGEVQTLAEDMPLSFAISAFGKFSFRQFPVVNKANELTGILTFRNINHALIRELSRQLREMEQQNENPPEPDSLQFTKVYQLARYDFENGGKASSAIKKFLKLRRVPPKLVRRVAVAGYELEINLVAHSIGGMLSFDINDERVKISSHDRGPGIENVDDALTEGFSTANEWIRSQGFGAGMGLPNVKRVSDEFAIESAVGMGTMVQAVIYLTQEKDDENK, translated from the coding sequence ATGAGTCCTGAGGAAAACAGGCAGCCGCTGCAGTCATCGCTTCGGGTTCAGGAGCTGCTGTATGGTCTGCGCATCAGCGAAGTGATGACCAATAAGGTTTTTGCGGTTTCCAAAAACTGTACGATGCGCGATGTCCGCGTGATTATGCGGAATAATGAAATCAGCGGGGTCCCTGTTGTGGACAGCAAACGGGTGGTCGGCATTGTGACGATGAACGACCTTATGAATGCGCTCGAAGAGGGGCGGCTGGACGACTGCGTGGTCTCCTGGATGTCGGGCGAGGTTCAGACGCTGGCCGAAGACATGCCGCTCTCGTTCGCTATTTCGGCGTTCGGGAAATTTTCATTCCGCCAGTTTCCGGTGGTTAATAAGGCGAATGAACTGACCGGTATTCTGACGTTTCGGAACATCAACCATGCGTTGATTCGCGAGCTTTCCCGACAGCTGCGTGAAATGGAACAGCAGAACGAAAATCCGCCGGAACCCGATTCGCTGCAGTTTACTAAAGTGTATCAGTTGGCCCGCTATGATTTTGAAAATGGCGGAAAGGCTTCGAGTGCGATCAAGAAGTTTCTTAAACTGCGCAGAGTTCCGCCGAAGCTGGTTCGCCGGGTCGCCGTTGCGGGGTATGAGCTGGAAATCAACCTGGTTGCACATTCCATTGGCGGCATGCTGAGTTTTGATATCAATGATGAGCGCGTTAAAATATCATCGCACGACCGGGGGCCGGGCATTGAAAATGTTGACGATGCACTGACCGAAGGGTTTTCGACGGCGAACGAGTGGATTCGTTCACAGGGATTTGGCGCGGGCATGGGGCTGCCGAATGTGAAGCGGGTTTCTGATGAGTTTGCCATCGAGTCTGCCGTGGGAATGGGGACGATGGTGCAGGCGGTCATTTATCTAACACAGGAGAAGGACGATGAAAATAAGTGA
- a CDS encoding PHP domain-containing protein: MHYRADFHIHSCLSPCASLEMSPASIVKAAKAAGLNAIALTDHNCGFNLPAFGTVCSRLGMACLYGMEVTSVEEAHILCLFDRLDAAMEMGARVYDSLPDIPNQPGKFGDQPIIDEDEDILGFAEKFLISASGFAVSSLVEEVHALGGLVIPAHIDRPVYGIIAQLGFLPDEPFDAVELTAYGDAGLAGTFPVIRSSDSHHLNGLGTAHTRLEAETLTVAQVRSSLWNA, encoded by the coding sequence ATGCACTATCGTGCTGATTTTCATATCCACAGCTGTCTGTCGCCCTGTGCATCGCTGGAGATGTCGCCGGCATCTATCGTGAAAGCCGCAAAGGCCGCCGGCCTGAATGCCATTGCGCTGACCGATCATAACTGCGGCTTCAATCTTCCGGCCTTTGGAACAGTTTGCAGTCGTCTGGGCATGGCCTGCCTGTACGGAATGGAAGTCACGTCCGTGGAGGAGGCGCATATACTTTGTCTGTTTGACCGGCTTGATGCCGCTATGGAGATGGGAGCACGGGTATATGACAGCCTGCCGGATATTCCGAATCAGCCTGGAAAATTCGGGGACCAGCCGATTATCGATGAAGACGAAGACATTCTGGGATTTGCTGAAAAATTTCTGATCAGCGCCTCGGGGTTTGCTGTTTCGTCGCTGGTGGAGGAGGTGCACGCGCTTGGAGGGCTGGTGATTCCGGCGCATATTGATCGACCGGTTTACGGCATTATTGCTCAGCTCGGTTTTCTGCCCGATGAACCGTTCGATGCCGTGGAGCTGACGGCTTATGGCGATGCCGGGCTGGCGGGCACGTTTCCGGTCATCCGAAGTTCGGATTCACACCACTTAAACGGGCTGGGCACTGCGCATACCCGGCTGGAAGCAGAAACGCTTACGGTTGCGCAGGTGCGTTCCAGCCTTTGGAATGCGTGA
- a CDS encoding NYN domain-containing protein: protein MNNDSAKKIAVLIDAENASYKVLGAVMAELSKHGHIVVKKAYGDWSSKHLINWKQPLNDLAINPVQQFSYTQGKNSSDAALIIDAMDLLYSNQYDAFALITSDSDFTKLASRLKESQIYVFGVGEKKTPKAFRSACDDFILTELLNVEEEEEPPKKTAKKTAKKTAAKTNRQQTLKQNTKLVNTLRNAVEETADDDGWARASTCGSLIKRQHSDFDPREFGYKTFPLLFEGIGLFDIERRKSGNGNALFVKDKKK from the coding sequence ATGAATAATGACAGTGCAAAGAAAATTGCCGTACTGATTGATGCCGAAAACGCTTCATACAAAGTGCTTGGAGCGGTTATGGCCGAGCTCTCCAAACATGGTCACATTGTGGTAAAAAAAGCCTACGGTGACTGGAGCAGCAAACATCTGATCAACTGGAAACAACCGCTGAATGATCTGGCCATTAATCCGGTCCAGCAGTTTTCCTACACGCAAGGCAAAAACTCGTCCGATGCCGCACTGATCATCGATGCCATGGACCTGCTCTATTCAAACCAGTACGACGCCTTTGCTCTGATTACCTCCGACAGCGATTTCACCAAGCTCGCCTCTCGCCTGAAAGAATCGCAGATCTATGTCTTCGGCGTCGGCGAAAAGAAAACGCCAAAAGCATTCCGCAGTGCCTGCGACGACTTTATCCTCACCGAACTGCTTAATGTGGAAGAAGAAGAGGAACCGCCGAAAAAGACCGCCAAGAAAACCGCAAAAAAAACCGCGGCCAAAACCAATCGGCAGCAGACTCTCAAACAGAATACTAAACTCGTGAATACCCTGCGCAACGCCGTGGAAGAAACAGCTGATGACGACGGCTGGGCCCGGGCTTCAACCTGCGGAAGTCTCATCAAACGCCAACATTCGGATTTCGATCCCCGGGAATTCGGCTATAAAACATTTCCGCTCCTGTTCGAAGGCATCGGCCTGTTCGATATCGAGCGCCGAAAAAGCGGAAACGGCAACGCCCTGTTTGTGAAGGATAAGAAAAAATAA
- a CDS encoding bifunctional 3-deoxy-7-phosphoheptulonate synthase/chorismate mutase type II has protein sequence MRKQVLNEWGLKADPLFLAAGPCSAESEEQVLETAKALAEAGVSFLRAGIWKPRTRPGSFEGVGPEGLVWLERARAETGLKIGTEVAEPAHVEACLEHRLDVLWIGARTTTNPFSVQAIADALKGTDIPVFVKNPMSADVALWMGAVERLANAGLTRLGAIHRGVSSSLEMRYRNAPAWKMPIELMRCMPDLPMICDPSHICGKAGLIPAIAQEAMDLLFDGLMIEVHPNPPEALSDAAQQLTPKQFSELIDGLQLPHEKSESSSFIHRMSALRDGVDELDSQMLELLGRRMDVVREMGALKREQNISTLQLDRWTEILQDRVTRGELLNLSEPFVQQLMQSIHEEAIRQQEKDRIGL, from the coding sequence ATGCGTAAACAGGTGTTGAATGAGTGGGGGTTGAAGGCTGATCCGCTGTTTCTGGCGGCAGGACCGTGCAGTGCGGAAAGTGAAGAGCAGGTGCTGGAAACTGCAAAGGCGCTGGCGGAAGCCGGCGTGAGTTTTTTGCGGGCAGGTATCTGGAAACCGCGTACGCGGCCGGGCAGTTTTGAGGGCGTTGGTCCGGAGGGCTTGGTTTGGCTCGAGCGGGCTCGGGCCGAAACCGGGCTTAAAATCGGGACCGAAGTGGCGGAGCCGGCGCATGTGGAAGCGTGTCTGGAGCACCGCCTCGATGTTTTATGGATCGGAGCGCGAACCACCACAAATCCGTTTTCGGTGCAGGCGATTGCTGATGCATTGAAAGGTACGGATATTCCTGTTTTTGTGAAGAATCCAATGAGTGCTGATGTGGCCCTGTGGATGGGGGCTGTTGAGCGTCTGGCCAATGCCGGTTTAACGCGGTTGGGTGCGATTCACCGCGGGGTCAGTTCTTCGCTTGAAATGCGTTACCGCAATGCCCCGGCCTGGAAAATGCCGATCGAGTTAATGCGCTGCATGCCGGACCTGCCAATGATCTGTGATCCGAGTCATATCTGTGGAAAGGCCGGGCTGATTCCGGCCATTGCGCAGGAAGCGATGGATCTGTTGTTTGACGGGTTGATGATTGAGGTGCATCCGAATCCGCCGGAAGCGCTTTCCGATGCCGCTCAGCAACTGACGCCGAAACAGTTTTCGGAACTGATTGACGGGTTGCAGCTGCCGCATGAAAAGAGTGAAAGTTCTTCGTTTATCCATCGCATGAGTGCGTTGCGCGACGGTGTTGACGAGCTCGACAGTCAAATGCTCGAGCTGCTGGGCCGGCGTATGGACGTTGTGCGTGAAATGGGGGCGCTTAAACGGGAACAGAATATTTCGACGCTGCAACTGGACCGCTGGACGGAAATCCTGCAGGACCGTGTGACGCGCGGTGAATTGCTGAATCTTTCAGAGCCTTTTGTGCAGCAGTTGATGCAATCCATTCATGAAGAGGCGATCCGTCAGCAGGAGAAGGACCGCATCGGGCTGTAG
- a CDS encoding EF-hand domain-containing protein — MLDNLRMHLFKIINKTLPALFCGMAFTAAAATYYVDSGFQGESPTGESWLSAFPSLNTALEAASTNGGGQIWIRAGHYKPEGSNKEATFRIPENTELYGGFRGNETNLIQRIPKANRTVLSGDIGRAGSITDNAYHVLTTTGDTLIDGFIIQRGNADSIAENQFGGGLRVVPGSRNVRVFNCTFEKNSAVSGGAIQVSLGELTLSNCTFYSNSADTGGAIASLGKSSLNIIDSTFSSNFAPKRGGAVIVNDEGRIEIENSAFLYNSTDDFGGAIAAVSTQEAGMELLLSNCMFNQNSARNDGGALGFSGAFIPIVNACTFEKNLSPRGAGAIAARSGTRAALLQPVFVSNRGSKGLENIGTDATSDVVDSPEEAAKLAAAAEAANRPSNLSKPESVPEPEARTLPDVYVFRSKESPKIKLRSLIADAPHTVLAFGDLTDDNFIRNYRNIEAAARDFYPQGLRFYYIYKYLKHPENNGYIEPFSSRVRAQHTVVAKEQLSTVVPWLYDTMDNETAQQLMMENGAEVFIFSRSGEEVYAGSLADHSALRGKLTELSAPVTEPFNIETLSSPVMEPINMIKSQLVPRVKISQEERFQPLKITPEQSRSPYFVKARVEGSETLLESGNGKFYLGFHIDPLFNVQWNNLGESIKYQLTTPAGVVAPSINSADRVTAVATDSEPREFILQARKLDLDKPLTLQVTYSIHTREKRNIEVSQSYLIYLQKDPFGGEVFGRQIPVVSTEEAEKDAHAQQVSAYRALLRKYDIDRNGTLTADEVIGRLHSNFQRIDKNSDGTIDTEEYAEYRAQPH, encoded by the coding sequence ATGTTAGATAATCTGCGTATGCATTTATTCAAAATCATTAATAAGACCCTCCCTGCTCTTTTCTGCGGCATGGCTTTTACAGCGGCTGCAGCAACCTATTATGTCGATTCCGGTTTTCAGGGCGAATCTCCCACCGGCGAATCCTGGTTAAGCGCGTTTCCTTCGCTGAATACCGCGCTGGAGGCCGCCTCGACCAACGGCGGCGGACAGATCTGGATTCGTGCCGGGCACTACAAACCGGAAGGATCGAATAAAGAGGCGACGTTCCGGATTCCGGAAAACACCGAACTTTACGGGGGATTCCGCGGCAATGAAACAAATCTCATTCAACGCATTCCCAAAGCGAACCGCACCGTACTCAGCGGCGACATCGGACGGGCGGGTTCCATCACCGACAACGCCTACCACGTCTTGACCACTACCGGTGACACCCTCATCGATGGATTCATCATCCAGCGCGGCAATGCCGATTCTATTGCTGAAAACCAATTCGGCGGTGGACTGCGCGTGGTACCGGGCAGCCGAAACGTCCGCGTTTTTAACTGCACATTTGAAAAGAACAGTGCGGTGTCCGGCGGGGCCATTCAGGTCAGCCTCGGCGAACTGACCCTCTCAAACTGTACGTTCTACTCCAACTCGGCCGACACCGGCGGCGCCATTGCCTCTCTCGGTAAAAGCTCACTGAATATTATCGATTCCACATTCTCCTCCAACTTTGCTCCGAAGCGCGGCGGCGCGGTTATCGTGAATGATGAGGGCCGGATTGAAATTGAAAATTCCGCTTTTCTCTATAATTCCACCGATGACTTCGGCGGCGCCATTGCGGCGGTCAGCACCCAAGAAGCCGGCATGGAGCTCTTGCTTTCGAACTGTATGTTTAATCAGAACTCCGCTCGCAACGACGGCGGTGCCCTGGGCTTTTCCGGCGCTTTTATACCCATCGTCAACGCCTGCACGTTTGAAAAAAACCTTTCCCCGCGCGGGGCCGGTGCCATTGCCGCCCGTTCCGGCACACGGGCCGCTTTACTCCAGCCCGTTTTTGTAAGCAACCGCGGATCAAAAGGGTTGGAAAACATAGGAACCGATGCAACTTCGGATGTCGTGGACTCCCCCGAAGAAGCCGCAAAACTGGCCGCTGCGGCCGAAGCGGCGAACCGCCCGTCGAACCTTTCCAAACCGGAATCCGTGCCGGAACCGGAAGCCCGTACCCTTCCGGATGTATATGTTTTCCGGAGCAAAGAAAGCCCTAAAATCAAACTGCGCAGCCTAATTGCCGATGCCCCGCACACCGTACTGGCTTTCGGCGATCTGACCGACGATAACTTTATCCGCAACTACCGCAACATCGAAGCCGCCGCACGAGACTTTTACCCTCAGGGCCTCCGTTTCTACTATATTTACAAGTACCTCAAACATCCCGAAAACAACGGATACATCGAACCCTTTTCTTCGCGAGTGCGGGCGCAGCACACCGTGGTTGCCAAAGAACAGCTGAGCACTGTCGTTCCCTGGCTCTATGACACCATGGACAACGAAACCGCACAGCAGCTCATGATGGAGAACGGCGCCGAGGTTTTCATTTTTTCCCGTTCCGGCGAAGAAGTATATGCCGGCTCACTGGCCGATCACTCCGCGTTGCGCGGAAAACTGACCGAATTAAGCGCACCGGTTACAGAGCCGTTCAACATCGAGACCCTTTCTTCACCGGTCATGGAACCCATCAATATGATCAAATCCCAGCTCGTTCCGCGCGTTAAAATCAGCCAGGAAGAGCGCTTCCAACCCTTGAAAATCACCCCCGAACAATCCCGATCCCCCTATTTTGTTAAAGCGCGGGTCGAAGGCTCTGAAACACTGCTTGAGTCCGGAAACGGTAAATTCTATCTCGGGTTCCACATCGATCCCCTCTTCAACGTACAATGGAACAATCTCGGCGAATCCATAAAATATCAGCTCACCACACCGGCTGGCGTTGTGGCTCCTTCCATCAATTCCGCGGATCGAGTCACTGCCGTTGCGACCGATTCCGAGCCCCGGGAGTTTATCCTGCAGGCCCGCAAGCTCGACCTCGACAAACCACTGACGCTGCAGGTCACCTATTCCATCCACACCCGTGAAAAACGGAATATTGAAGTATCCCAGAGCTATCTGATTTATCTCCAAAAAGATCCATTCGGCGGCGAGGTGTTCGGACGGCAGATTCCCGTTGTTAGCACAGAAGAAGCCGAAAAAGACGCCCATGCGCAACAGGTCAGTGCCTATCGCGCTTTGCTTCGCAAATACGACATCGACCGAAACGGAACGTTAACGGCAGACGAAGTGATCGGCCGTCTGCACAGCAACTTTCAACGTATTGATAAAAACAGCGACGGAACCATCGACACCGAAGAGTATGCAGAATACCGGGCTCAGCCCCACTGA